A single genomic interval of Pyruvatibacter sp. HU-CL02332 harbors:
- a CDS encoding DUF4386 family protein has product MHSPSRRLDRTTALFLGLHIVIMFAGFSILGPAFDFPEVLRYPAAERFALFSANSDVIRPTYWALTMTGLTQILLSVLLHQLLQPHAPTRALLLLVFGTLAGLCQALGFGRWVILIPWLVSEAADPDKAAMAAMLEGAFNHYAGMLVGEHIANLCWAVWLAATSLILRKMPGLSAGFGWCGLVLSALMLLLAGEQIGVSGDVLDVLVAFGFPLLGAWHILLAIMLWRRNDAASFPGMGAYVASIGVLLFAGMTVPAIL; this is encoded by the coding sequence ATGCACAGCCCCTCTCGCCGTCTTGACCGCACCACCGCGCTCTTTCTCGGTCTTCATATCGTCATCATGTTTGCAGGGTTTTCCATCCTTGGACCTGCATTCGATTTTCCCGAGGTGTTGCGATACCCCGCAGCTGAACGCTTTGCTCTGTTCTCAGCCAATTCGGACGTGATCCGCCCGACCTATTGGGCACTCACCATGACCGGGCTGACACAAATCCTGCTTTCGGTGCTTCTGCATCAACTGCTTCAGCCGCATGCCCCAACCCGGGCTCTTCTCCTGCTTGTATTCGGCACTCTGGCCGGGCTCTGTCAGGCTTTGGGTTTTGGACGATGGGTCATTCTTATTCCGTGGCTGGTTTCTGAGGCAGCGGACCCGGACAAAGCCGCAATGGCCGCCATGTTGGAGGGGGCCTTCAACCACTATGCGGGCATGTTGGTGGGAGAGCACATTGCCAATTTATGCTGGGCGGTCTGGCTTGCGGCCACCAGCCTCATCCTCCGCAAAATGCCCGGTCTAAGCGCTGGATTCGGGTGGTGTGGTCTGGTGCTTTCTGCCTTGATGCTGCTGCTTGCCGGAGAGCAAATTGGCGTATCCGGAGACGTGCTTGATGTGCTGGTGGCATTTGGCTTCCCGCTGCTGGGAGCCTGGCATATTCTACTGGCAATCATGCTGTGGCGCCGAAACGATGCCGCCAGCTTTCCAGGGATGGGTGCGTACGTGGCCAGCATCGGCGTCCTGCTTTTTGCGGGCATGACGGTGCCGGCCATTCTATAA
- a CDS encoding NADP-dependent malic enzyme — MTEGSGGRRRYTDEEALLFHSEGRPGKLEITPTKPMASQRDLSLAYSPGVAAPVRAIADNPATAYDYTAKGNLVAVISNGTAILGLGNLGALASKPVMEGKAVLFKRFADVDSIDLEVDTDDADAFINAVRYLGPSFGGINLEDIKAPECFMVEERLRELMDIPVFHDDQHGTAIIAAAGLINACHLTGRKFEDMKLVVNGAGSAGIACLELVKAMGVKTENALLCDTKGVIYQGRQEGMNQWKSAHAAPTDKRTLEEAMDGADAFFGVSVKGALTPDMVASMAPSPIIFAMANPDPEITPEEAHEVRDDVIMATGRSDYPNQVNNVLGFPYIFRGALDVRASTINDAMKIAAAEALATLAREDVPDEVAAAYHGMRPRYGKDYIIPVPFDPRLITTVPTAVAKAAMESGVAQRPIIDMESYIHELTVRLDPTAASLGFIVERVRREPKRVVFAEGEESKVVRAAIAFRDQGLGTPILLGREEIIRGQMKDVGLEDETGIEIINQRTSDAAPDYADALYDKLQRRGYLARDCTRMVFNDRNIFAASMVSAGDADALITGVTRSYSVALGDVRRVIDDAPGKRAMGMSMVVARGRTVLVADTNVHDMPTAQELADIAIESADVARRLGYEPRVALLAYSTFGHPMGERSERVREAVEILDQKQRDFEYDGEMSADVALNRDAMSMYPFCRLTEPANVLVMPAIHSASISTKMLSELGGASIIGPLLVGLEKSVQIAPMGAAVSDLVNLAAIAAYGLDT, encoded by the coding sequence ATGACCGAAGGCTCCGGCGGCCGCCGCCGCTACACAGACGAAGAAGCCCTGCTGTTTCACTCCGAAGGCCGTCCGGGCAAGCTGGAAATCACACCAACCAAGCCGATGGCCAGTCAGCGCGACCTGTCGCTGGCCTATTCGCCGGGCGTGGCCGCGCCCGTGCGCGCCATCGCTGACAATCCTGCGACTGCCTACGATTACACCGCCAAGGGCAACCTTGTTGCCGTGATCTCGAACGGCACGGCCATTCTGGGCCTGGGCAATCTGGGGGCGCTGGCGTCCAAACCGGTGATGGAAGGCAAGGCGGTTCTTTTCAAGCGGTTTGCGGATGTGGATTCAATCGACCTTGAAGTCGATACCGACGACGCGGACGCATTCATCAATGCGGTGCGCTATCTGGGACCATCCTTTGGCGGCATCAACCTTGAAGACATCAAGGCGCCTGAGTGCTTCATGGTGGAAGAGCGCCTGCGCGAACTCATGGACATTCCCGTGTTCCATGATGACCAGCACGGCACTGCCATCATTGCAGCTGCGGGTCTCATCAATGCCTGTCATCTGACAGGCCGCAAATTTGAAGACATGAAACTCGTGGTCAACGGCGCAGGCTCGGCGGGCATTGCCTGCCTTGAGCTCGTCAAAGCCATGGGCGTCAAAACTGAAAACGCGCTTTTGTGCGACACCAAGGGTGTGATCTATCAGGGCCGCCAGGAGGGCATGAACCAGTGGAAGTCAGCGCACGCTGCCCCCACCGACAAACGCACGCTTGAAGAAGCGATGGACGGCGCGGATGCGTTCTTTGGCGTGTCCGTCAAAGGCGCGCTGACACCGGACATGGTTGCCTCCATGGCCCCCAGCCCGATCATTTTTGCCATGGCCAATCCGGACCCGGAGATTACACCGGAAGAAGCTCATGAAGTGCGTGATGACGTCATCATGGCGACAGGCCGCTCGGACTACCCCAATCAGGTGAACAACGTTCTTGGGTTCCCCTACATCTTCCGCGGTGCACTGGATGTGCGGGCATCCACCATCAATGACGCCATGAAGATTGCAGCTGCTGAAGCGCTGGCCACCCTGGCGCGCGAAGACGTGCCGGACGAAGTGGCTGCGGCCTATCACGGCATGCGGCCTCGTTACGGCAAGGATTACATCATTCCCGTGCCGTTTGATCCGCGCCTCATCACGACGGTGCCGACAGCGGTTGCAAAAGCCGCGATGGAATCCGGTGTTGCCCAGCGTCCGATCATCGATATGGAAAGCTATATCCATGAGCTGACTGTGCGCCTTGACCCGACGGCGGCGTCGCTTGGCTTTATCGTCGAGCGTGTGCGCCGCGAACCAAAGCGCGTTGTCTTTGCGGAAGGCGAAGAAAGCAAGGTCGTGCGGGCAGCCATCGCGTTCCGCGACCAGGGACTGGGTACACCCATTCTACTGGGCCGCGAGGAAATCATCCGTGGACAGATGAAAGATGTCGGGCTTGAAGACGAGACGGGCATCGAGATCATCAACCAGCGCACGTCTGATGCGGCACCTGACTATGCGGACGCGCTTTATGACAAGCTGCAGCGGCGTGGCTACCTCGCGCGTGACTGTACGCGCATGGTGTTCAACGACCGCAACATCTTTGCAGCGTCCATGGTCTCTGCCGGCGATGCGGATGCCTTGATTACCGGTGTGACACGCTCCTACTCCGTTGCGCTTGGTGACGTACGTCGTGTCATTGACGATGCGCCAGGCAAGCGCGCCATGGGCATGTCCATGGTGGTTGCGCGCGGGCGCACGGTACTGGTGGCGGACACCAATGTGCATGACATGCCGACAGCTCAAGAACTCGCCGACATTGCCATCGAGAGTGCGGATGTTGCCCGCCGTCTTGGCTATGAGCCGCGCGTGGCCCTGCTGGCCTATTCCACATTCGGTCACCCGATGGGCGAGCGCTCCGAGCGTGTACGCGAAGCAGTGGAGATCCTGGATCAGAAGCAGCGTGACTTTGAGTATGACGGTGAAATGTCTGCGGACGTGGCGCTTAACCGCGACGCCATGAGCATGTATCCGTTCTGCCGGCTGACCGAACCTGCAAATGTGCTGGTGATGCCGGCCATCCACTCGGCATCGATTTCCACAAAAATGCTGTCGGAGCTGGGCGGCGCGTCGATCATCGGGCCACTGCTGGTGGGACTTGAAAAGTCCGTGCAGATTGCACCCATGGGGGCTGCGGTTTCAGATCTGGTGAACCTTGCAGCAATCGCCGCTTACGGCCTGGATACTTAA
- the mutS gene encoding DNA mismatch repair protein MutS, with protein sequence MTPPVIKETAPAAPLKSEPVTAAARAAAPQATPMMAQYMEIKQAHEDCVLFYRMGDFYELFFDDAVKASAALDIALTKRGKHLGEDIPMCGVPVHAADAYLSRLIRKGFRVAVCEQTEDPAEAKKRGSKSVVARAVVRIVTPGTLTEDALLDARDTNLLAALARVRADGSQTLGLAYADVSTGSFHVEAVEATALAAALARLSPSELVMHDGLLADELIADAIQGVGTPLTPLRASAFDSDNARRRLETLFGVKALEGFGDFSRAEIAAAGALVDYVTLTQAGAAPALSPPKTTSEQGLMAIDAATRQSLELTRGPDGGRDGSLLAIMDATVTAAGARALKQRVAAPLADPAPINKRLAAVMLFAEQTRLRADMRDCLRGVPDLERALSRLALGRGGPRDLGAVAAAIKGGADVAALLDPQAGRAPDFPPLPEDVSAAATRLETTRTGSASALGVLLGRALVDEPPLLVRDGGFIAPGYDADLDELISLRDGSRKVIAGLEARYRDETGIKTLKVRHNNVLGYFIEVSATQADRMMEGELQETFRHRQTLASAMRFSTVELAELDAKVSRAGDGALGREKELFDQLTAEIKAIPDLPDIASALAELDVAAALADAAQGNNWACPKIDESLAFHIDAGRHPVVEAALKRQGSGAFIPNDCNLSGDGATDEKTGEPARPVWLLTGPNMAGKSTFLRQNALIAVMAQAGSFVPAAGAHIGVVDRLFSRVGASDDLARGRSTFMVEMVETAAILNRATDKSLVILDEIGRGTATYDGLSIAWATLEHLHEVNRARTLFATHYHELTALTSTLDRLANATMRVAEHGQDIVFLHEVAPGAADRSYGIHVARLAGLPDAALARAEEVLKALEEGDTGGSSKGDLAADLPLFAAAPRPKSAGHAPSGPDPIRETLSEAAPDEMTPRDALDLIYALRRKLSDD encoded by the coding sequence ATGACCCCGCCCGTAATCAAAGAAACAGCGCCCGCCGCCCCGCTCAAATCTGAGCCGGTGACGGCGGCTGCCCGCGCTGCTGCGCCCCAGGCCACGCCGATGATGGCGCAATATATGGAGATCAAGCAGGCCCATGAGGACTGCGTCCTGTTCTACCGGATGGGCGATTTCTATGAGTTGTTCTTTGACGATGCGGTCAAAGCGTCAGCGGCACTCGATATTGCGCTGACCAAACGCGGCAAGCATCTGGGTGAGGACATTCCCATGTGCGGCGTGCCGGTGCATGCAGCGGACGCCTATCTCTCCCGGCTGATCCGCAAGGGGTTCCGGGTCGCGGTCTGTGAGCAGACGGAAGATCCCGCAGAGGCCAAGAAGCGTGGCTCCAAATCCGTTGTGGCCCGCGCCGTGGTTCGAATTGTCACACCGGGCACCCTGACCGAAGACGCCCTGCTGGATGCCCGCGATACGAACCTCCTCGCAGCCCTTGCTCGGGTGCGCGCGGATGGCAGCCAGACGCTTGGTCTGGCCTACGCGGATGTATCAACCGGCTCCTTTCATGTGGAAGCGGTTGAGGCGACGGCCCTGGCGGCAGCCTTGGCCCGCCTGAGCCCCAGCGAACTTGTGATGCATGATGGCCTGCTGGCGGATGAGCTGATCGCTGACGCTATTCAGGGTGTGGGCACCCCTCTGACACCTCTGCGGGCCTCGGCGTTTGACAGTGACAATGCCCGGCGTCGCCTTGAGACGCTGTTTGGCGTCAAAGCTCTTGAAGGCTTTGGTGATTTCAGCCGGGCGGAAATCGCCGCCGCCGGCGCGCTGGTGGATTATGTGACGCTGACCCAGGCAGGCGCCGCGCCTGCGCTATCGCCCCCCAAAACCACCAGCGAACAAGGGCTGATGGCGATTGATGCTGCCACCCGCCAAAGCCTTGAGCTGACCCGGGGCCCCGACGGCGGCCGTGACGGCAGCCTGCTCGCCATCATGGATGCAACGGTGACAGCCGCAGGTGCGCGCGCCCTCAAGCAGCGGGTTGCCGCTCCGCTTGCGGACCCGGCCCCGATCAACAAGCGACTGGCGGCTGTGATGCTGTTTGCAGAGCAGACCCGGTTGCGCGCGGATATGCGCGACTGCCTGCGCGGCGTGCCTGATCTTGAGCGCGCCTTGTCCCGGCTTGCATTGGGCCGTGGCGGCCCGCGTGATCTAGGGGCCGTCGCTGCAGCCATCAAAGGCGGTGCGGATGTTGCCGCACTGCTTGACCCACAGGCGGGCAGGGCACCCGATTTTCCGCCCTTGCCTGAAGATGTCAGCGCGGCGGCAACGCGTCTGGAGACGACGCGGACAGGATCAGCTTCTGCACTCGGCGTTCTGCTGGGCCGGGCGCTGGTGGACGAGCCGCCGCTGCTGGTCCGCGATGGAGGGTTCATCGCGCCGGGCTATGACGCAGACCTCGATGAGCTGATTTCCCTGCGCGATGGCAGCCGCAAGGTCATTGCCGGGCTTGAGGCGCGCTATCGCGACGAAACAGGCATCAAGACCCTGAAAGTGCGCCACAACAATGTGCTGGGCTATTTCATCGAGGTGTCTGCCACCCAGGCAGACCGGATGATGGAAGGCGAGCTGCAGGAGACCTTCCGCCATCGTCAGACCCTTGCCAGTGCTATGCGATTTTCAACGGTTGAGCTGGCAGAGCTGGATGCAAAAGTCTCGCGGGCTGGCGACGGTGCGCTGGGCCGCGAAAAAGAGCTGTTTGATCAGCTCACCGCAGAAATCAAAGCGATCCCAGATCTGCCGGACATCGCATCTGCGCTGGCGGAACTCGATGTGGCGGCCGCCCTGGCCGATGCCGCGCAGGGCAATAACTGGGCCTGCCCCAAAATCGACGAGTCACTTGCCTTCCATATTGATGCGGGGCGGCACCCGGTGGTTGAGGCCGCGCTCAAACGCCAGGGCAGCGGGGCGTTTATTCCCAATGACTGCAATCTGTCCGGTGATGGCGCAACCGATGAAAAAACCGGAGAGCCCGCGCGGCCTGTATGGCTGCTCACGGGCCCCAACATGGCCGGTAAATCAACATTCCTGCGCCAAAACGCCCTTATTGCGGTGATGGCCCAGGCAGGCAGCTTCGTGCCCGCGGCTGGAGCCCATATTGGCGTTGTGGACCGGCTGTTTTCCCGCGTCGGCGCGTCGGACGATCTGGCCAGGGGCCGCTCGACATTCATGGTCGAAATGGTGGAAACCGCCGCCATTCTCAACCGCGCGACCGACAAATCGCTCGTCATTCTGGATGAGATCGGCCGGGGTACCGCTACCTATGACGGACTTTCCATTGCCTGGGCAACGCTTGAACATCTGCACGAGGTCAATCGCGCCCGCACGCTCTTTGCCACCCACTATCATGAGCTGACAGCGCTTACCTCCACGCTGGACCGGCTGGCCAACGCCACCATGCGCGTGGCCGAGCACGGTCAGGACATCGTGTTTCTGCACGAAGTAGCACCCGGCGCCGCAGACCGCTCCTACGGCATCCATGTGGCCCGTTTGGCCGGGTTGCCGGACGCGGCTTTGGCGCGGGCCGAAGAGGTCCTCAAAGCTTTGGAAGAGGGGGACACAGGCGGGTCTTCAAAGGGCGATCTTGCCGCCGATCTGCCGCTGTTTGCGGCGGCCCCCCGTCCCAAATCCGCCGGTCACGCGCCATCGGGACCAGACCCCATCCGCGAAACCCTGAGCGAAGCAGCTCCTGACGAAATGACCCCGCGTGATGCGCTGGACCTGATTTACGCCCTGCGTCGCAAGCTGAGCGACGATTAA